One Microplitis demolitor isolate Queensland-Clemson2020A chromosome 2, iyMicDemo2.1a, whole genome shotgun sequence DNA segment encodes these proteins:
- the LOC103573514 gene encoding acetylcholine receptor subunit beta-like 1, producing the protein MLKMCYSSKILILLLFLKIFYVVLCSEDEERLVRDLFRGYNKLIRPVQNMTEKVHVEFGLAFVQLINVNEKSQIMKSNVWLRLTWNDYQLQWDEADYGGINVLRLPPDKVWKPDIVLFNNADGNYEVRYKSNVLIYPTGEVLWVPPAIYQSSCTIDVTYFPFDQQTCVMKFGSWTFNGDQVSLALYNNKNFVDLSDYWKSGTWDIISVPAYLNVYKGDFPTETDITFYIIIRRKTLFYTVNLILPTVLISFLCVLVFYLPAEAGEKVTLGISILLSLVVFLLLVSKILPPTSLVLPLIAKYLLFTFIMNTVSILVTVVIINWNFRGPRTHRMPSMIRKIFLKYLPTLLLMRRPKKTRLRWMMESPNVTLPASIYTGSPTEYFPGPMPKSKVEMMELSDLHHPNCKINHKSHYTTSTSGITEGVNEASGDRRGSESSNSVLLSPEVAKATEAVDFIAEHLRNEDLYIQTREDWKYVAMVIDRLQLYIFFIVTTVGTIGILMDAPHIFEYVDQDRIIEMYHGK; encoded by the exons ATGCTCAAGATGTGTtactcatcaaaaatattgatactgctattatttcttaaaattttctatgtag ttttatgtTCGGAGGATGAAGAAAGATTAGTGCGTGATTTATTTAGAGGATACAATAAACTAATTCGACCAGTCCAAAATATGACGGAAAAAGTTCATGTTGAATTTGGTCTTGCATTTGTACAGCTAATTAATGTG aatgaaaaaagtcaaataatgAAATCTAATGTATGGTTGAGATTAACTTGGAATGATTATCAACTTCAGTGGGATGAGGCGGATTATGGAGGAATTAATGTATTGAGGCTTCCCCCTGATAAAGTTTGGAAACCTGATATCGTGCTATTCAACAA cgcCGATGGTAATTACGAAGTTCGTTATAAAAGTAATGTACTAATTTATCCAACTGGAGAAGTATTATGGGTACCGCCAGCAATATATCAAAGCTCTTGTACTATTGACGTAACTTATTTTCCGTTTGATCAACAAACATGTGTTATGAAATTTGGCTCCTGGACATTTAATGGAGATCAAGTTTCATTGGCactttataataacaaaaattttgttgatttatCAGATTATTGGAAAAGTGGTACATGGGATATTATAAGTGTACCGgcatatttaaatgtttataaagGAGATTTTCCAACAGAGACTGATATTACATTTTACATAATCATTCgtcgaaaaacattattttacacagttaatttaattttaccaacagttttaatttcatttctttgtGTATTGGTTTTCTATTTACCAGCTGAAGCAGGAGAAAAAGTAACCCTAGGTATTAGTATTTTACTGTCCCTTGTTGTGTTTCTATTATTAGTTAGCAAAATTTTACCACCAACTTCCCTTGTACTGCCACTAATtgccaaatatttattatttacatttattatgaataccGTTAGTATTCTTGTCACAGTAGTTATCATAAATTGGAATTTTCGAGGTCCTAGAACCCACAGAATGCCATCGATGatacgtaaaatttttttgaaatatttaccGACATTATTGTTAATGCGAAGACCAAAAAAAACACGATTAAGATGGATGATGGAGAGTCCAAATGTAACACTGCCAGCATCAATTTACACTGGAAGTCCAACAGAATACTTTCCGGGACCAATGCCTAAATCTAAAGTAGAAATGATGGAATTGTCTGACCTCCATCATCCAAATtgcaaaataaatcataagtCACACTATACAACGAGTACTTCAGGCATTACTGAAGGTGTCAACGAAGCTTCTGGGGATCGAAGAGGCTCTGAAAGTTCAAATTCTGTTCTTCTTAGTCCGGAGGTAGCTAAAGCTACTGAAGCTGTCGACTTTATTGCTGAGCATCTACGAAATGAAGACCTTTATATACAA acacGAGAAGACTGGAAATATGTTGCAATGGTGATTGATCGTCTCCaactttacatattttttatagtaacaACAGTCGGCACGATTGGTATTCTAATGGACGCTCCccatatttttgaatatgttGATCAAGATCGAATCATCGAAATGTATCACGGAAAGTGA